One part of the Streptomyces sp. AM 2-1-1 genome encodes these proteins:
- a CDS encoding oxidoreductase encodes MTEPHESDIPEGLSAAELGMWQSFRNGTTFDLRTHDPERDDPFGPHMWGPGRSVGARVVARLLLSGPPARPGRVAALKLRGVRVTGKLDLAGGRVSPYVELTGCRFEQEVVFPECHFTTLRMVGCAMPRLEAARLHTEGDLHLPRCRVDRGVRLTDAQIGTDLLINQISVGCDRRGRAITADGLNVAQDLQAEMIETYGEVSLRGATVGGSLSLRGSRLRAAEGRKALNAPQLRVERSLYLTEAWVSTETGNQGTTPPYGIVHGPTSDLTPARGSRSQVLECRGGVRLDDGRFGDVLDLHLARFVLEPHEELSLRRIVVPELRFSPERPEEGRVVLNGARVVTLIDLSSSWPGPGGLAMGGFFYENLVPYGHFPLSRRLEWVLAATPEYVPEPYERLATVLRSCGEDADAREVLLAKQRRRRETLPVAGKLWGFLQDWTVAYGYRPGRAAVWMAVLWAASTLAFSRHEPASIKGDEHPEWNPALYALDLLIPVIGLGQDGYWRMTGGWQWGAAGLVLVGWVLATTVAAGASRLLRRG; translated from the coding sequence GTGACGGAGCCGCACGAGAGCGACATCCCGGAGGGACTCAGCGCCGCGGAGCTGGGCATGTGGCAGTCCTTCCGGAACGGAACCACCTTCGACCTGCGTACCCACGACCCCGAACGCGACGATCCGTTCGGCCCGCACATGTGGGGGCCGGGGCGCAGCGTCGGGGCCCGGGTCGTGGCCCGGCTGCTGCTGAGCGGCCCGCCGGCCCGCCCGGGCCGGGTGGCGGCGCTGAAACTCAGGGGCGTGCGCGTCACCGGCAAGCTGGATCTGGCCGGTGGCCGGGTGTCGCCGTACGTCGAGCTGACCGGCTGCCGCTTCGAGCAGGAAGTGGTCTTCCCCGAGTGCCACTTCACGACGCTGCGGATGGTCGGCTGCGCGATGCCCCGGCTGGAGGCGGCCCGGCTGCACACCGAGGGCGATCTCCATCTGCCGCGCTGCCGGGTCGACCGGGGCGTACGGCTGACGGACGCCCAGATCGGCACGGACCTGCTGATCAACCAGATCAGCGTGGGCTGCGACCGGCGGGGCCGGGCGATCACCGCCGACGGGCTCAACGTCGCCCAGGACCTCCAGGCGGAGATGATCGAGACGTACGGCGAGGTCAGTCTGCGCGGGGCCACGGTGGGCGGTTCGCTGAGCCTGCGCGGCAGCCGGCTGCGGGCGGCGGAGGGCCGCAAGGCGCTCAACGCACCGCAGTTGCGGGTGGAGCGCTCGCTCTACCTGACCGAGGCGTGGGTCAGCACCGAGACCGGGAACCAGGGCACCACTCCCCCGTACGGCATCGTCCACGGGCCGACGTCGGACCTGACGCCCGCCCGCGGTTCGCGCTCACAGGTCCTCGAGTGCCGGGGCGGGGTCCGGCTCGACGACGGCCGGTTCGGGGACGTGCTCGACCTGCACCTGGCGCGCTTCGTGCTGGAACCCCACGAGGAGCTGTCGCTGCGCCGGATCGTGGTGCCCGAGCTCCGGTTCAGCCCGGAGCGCCCCGAGGAGGGCCGGGTCGTGCTGAACGGCGCGCGGGTGGTCACCCTGATCGACCTGTCGAGCAGCTGGCCGGGGCCGGGCGGGCTGGCGATGGGCGGGTTCTTCTACGAGAACCTCGTGCCGTACGGCCACTTCCCGCTCTCCCGGCGCCTGGAGTGGGTGCTCGCCGCCACCCCGGAGTACGTCCCCGAGCCGTACGAGCGGCTGGCGACGGTGCTGCGCAGTTGCGGCGAGGACGCGGACGCCCGCGAGGTGCTGCTCGCCAAGCAGCGCCGGCGCCGGGAGACGCTGCCGGTCGCCGGGAAGCTGTGGGGGTTCCTCCAGGACTGGACGGTGGCGTACGGCTACCGGCCGGGGCGCGCGGCGGTGTGGATGGCCGTGTTGTGGGCGGCGAGCACGCTGGCCTTCTCCCGGCACGAGCCGGCCTCGATCAAGGGTGACGAGCACCCGGAGTGGAATCCGGCGCTCTACGCGCTCGATCTGCTGATCCCGGTGATCGGTCTGGGCCAGGACGGCTACTGGCGGATGACGGGCGGCTGGCAGTGGGGGGCGGCCGGGCTGGTGCTGGTGGGGTGGGTGCTGGCCACCACGGTCGCCGCCGGCGCCTCCCGGCTGCTGCGGCGGGGGTGA
- a CDS encoding LON peptidase substrate-binding domain-containing protein produces the protein MTTAHLPLFPLNAVLFPGLVLPLNVFEERYRALMRELLKTDDTEPRRFVVVAVRDGRETAVTGTGMPSDAAVPVERTPAGGFGDDPIQSFHRVGCVADAAKIRERADGTFEVLATGTTRVRLLSVDTSGPYLTAEVEDVAEDAEAGEARTLAEGVMRAFRTYQKRLAGASEQSLTTGGDLPDEPSVVSYLVAAATVLDVATKQRLLQAPDTATRLREELTLLRKETAVIRHLPSLPAVDLTRAPTHLN, from the coding sequence GTGACCACAGCGCACCTGCCCCTCTTCCCGCTCAACGCGGTTCTGTTCCCCGGCCTCGTGCTGCCGTTGAACGTCTTCGAGGAGCGTTATCGCGCCCTGATGCGCGAGCTGCTGAAGACCGACGACACCGAGCCCCGCCGCTTCGTCGTGGTGGCCGTCCGTGACGGCCGGGAGACGGCGGTGACCGGTACCGGGATGCCGTCGGACGCGGCGGTGCCCGTCGAGCGCACCCCCGCCGGCGGCTTCGGCGACGACCCGATCCAGTCCTTCCACCGGGTCGGCTGCGTGGCGGACGCGGCCAAGATCCGGGAGCGCGCCGACGGCACCTTCGAGGTCCTCGCCACCGGCACCACCCGGGTCCGGCTGCTCTCGGTGGACACGAGCGGTCCCTACCTGACGGCCGAGGTCGAGGACGTGGCGGAGGACGCGGAGGCCGGCGAGGCCCGGACCCTCGCCGAGGGTGTGATGCGGGCGTTCCGCACGTACCAGAAGCGCCTGGCCGGGGCGAGCGAACAGTCGCTGACCACGGGCGGCGACCTGCCGGACGAACCGTCCGTCGTCTCCTACCTGGTGGCCGCCGCCACCGTCCTGGACGTGGCCACCAAGCAGCGGCTGCTGCAGGCTCCGGACACCGCGACCCGGCTGCGCGAGGAGCTGACCCTGCTCCGCAAGGAGACGGCGGTCATCCGTCACCTGCCGTCGCTGCCCGCGGTGGACCTCACCCGCGCCCCCACGCACCTGAACTGA
- the hisD gene encoding histidinol dehydrogenase: MITRIDLRGDVLPEGAPLRDLLPRAEFDVEAALETVRPICEDVRHRGSAAVIEWGEKFDGVRPDSLRVPAAALADALRELDPAVRAALEESIRRARLVHREQRRTTHTTQVVPGGTVTEKWVPVERVGLYVPGGRSVYPSSVVMNVVPAQEAGVEGIAVSSPPQKEFGGLPHPTILAACALLGVDEVYAAGGAQAIALFAYGTEGEDGCRPVNLVTGPGNIYVAAAKRLLKGRIGIDAEAGPTEIAILADSTADPVHLAADLISQAEHDPMAAAVLVTDSEELAAATEAELAPQVAASKHVADRIAPALAGRQSAIVLVRDLADGLKVVDAYGAEHLEIQTADAAAVADRVRNAGAIFVGPWSPVSLGDYCAGSNHVLPTGGCACHSSGLSVQSFLRGIHIVDYTRDALAEVTHHVVTLAEAEDLPAHGAALKARFGWKVPQA, encoded by the coding sequence GTGATCACTCGAATCGATCTGCGCGGCGACGTCCTCCCCGAGGGCGCCCCCCTGCGCGACCTGCTGCCCCGTGCCGAGTTCGACGTGGAAGCCGCCCTGGAGACGGTGCGGCCCATCTGCGAGGACGTACGCCATCGTGGCTCCGCGGCAGTGATCGAGTGGGGGGAGAAATTCGACGGCGTACGCCCCGACTCGCTCCGGGTGCCCGCCGCCGCCCTCGCGGACGCGCTGCGGGAGCTCGACCCCGCCGTCCGCGCCGCCCTCGAGGAGTCGATCCGCCGCGCCCGCCTCGTCCACCGCGAGCAGCGCCGCACCACCCACACCACCCAGGTCGTCCCCGGTGGCACGGTCACCGAGAAGTGGGTGCCGGTCGAGCGCGTCGGGCTCTACGTCCCCGGCGGACGCTCGGTCTACCCGTCCTCCGTCGTCATGAACGTCGTCCCGGCCCAGGAGGCCGGCGTCGAGGGCATCGCCGTCTCCTCCCCGCCGCAGAAGGAGTTCGGCGGCCTGCCGCACCCCACCATCCTGGCCGCCTGCGCCCTGCTCGGCGTGGACGAGGTGTACGCCGCCGGCGGCGCCCAGGCCATCGCCCTCTTCGCCTACGGCACCGAGGGCGAGGACGGCTGCCGCCCGGTGAACCTCGTCACAGGCCCGGGCAACATCTACGTCGCCGCCGCCAAGCGCCTCCTCAAGGGGCGCATCGGCATCGACGCCGAGGCCGGACCCACCGAGATCGCGATCCTCGCGGACTCCACCGCCGACCCGGTCCACCTCGCCGCCGACCTGATCAGCCAGGCCGAGCACGACCCGATGGCCGCCGCCGTCCTCGTCACCGACTCCGAGGAGCTGGCCGCCGCCACCGAGGCCGAGCTCGCCCCGCAGGTCGCCGCATCCAAGCACGTCGCCGACCGCATCGCGCCGGCGCTCGCCGGCCGGCAGTCCGCGATCGTCCTCGTCCGCGACCTGGCGGACGGGCTGAAGGTCGTCGACGCGTACGGCGCCGAACACCTGGAGATCCAGACCGCCGACGCCGCCGCCGTCGCCGACCGCGTCCGCAACGCCGGCGCGATCTTCGTCGGCCCCTGGTCGCCGGTCTCCCTCGGCGACTACTGCGCGGGCTCCAACCACGTGCTGCCCACCGGTGGTTGCGCCTGCCACTCCTCGGGCCTCTCCGTGCAGTCCTTCCTGCGCGGCATCCACATCGTCGACTACACCCGTGACGCGCTGGCCGAGGTGACCCACCACGTGGTGACCCTCGCCGAGGCGGAGGACCTCCCCGCCCACGGCGCCGCACTCAAGGCCCGGTTTGGCTGGAAGGTTCCGCAGGCGTGA
- the ybaK gene encoding Cys-tRNA(Pro) deacylase yields MAKKTKKQQGGTPATVALTSAGTAFTVHAYEHDPASPSYGEEAAEALGVPPERVFKTLVADVDGELTVAVVPVAGSLDLKALAAAVGGKRAAMADPAAAERTTGYVRGGISPLGQRKRLRTVLDSSAGAHPTICVSAGRRGLEVELAAADLARLTGAVLAPIGRP; encoded by the coding sequence GTGGCGAAGAAGACGAAGAAGCAGCAGGGCGGTACCCCGGCCACGGTCGCGCTGACCTCGGCCGGTACCGCCTTCACGGTCCACGCGTACGAGCACGACCCGGCGTCGCCCTCGTACGGCGAGGAGGCGGCCGAGGCGCTGGGCGTCCCGCCCGAGCGGGTCTTCAAGACCCTGGTCGCCGACGTGGACGGCGAACTGACGGTGGCGGTGGTTCCGGTCGCCGGTTCGCTGGACCTGAAGGCGCTCGCGGCGGCGGTCGGCGGGAAGCGGGCGGCCATGGCCGATCCGGCGGCGGCCGAACGCACCACCGGGTACGTACGCGGCGGCATCTCGCCGCTGGGCCAGCGCAAGCGGCTGCGGACGGTCCTCGACTCCTCGGCCGGGGCGCACCCCACCATCTGCGTGTCGGCGGGGCGGCGGGGCCTGGAGGTGGAGCTGGCGGCGGCGGACCTGGCGCGGCTCACCGGCGCGGTGCTCGCCCCGATCGGCCGCCCGTGA
- a CDS encoding NYN domain-containing protein — protein sequence MERVDRCVVLVDAGYLLGAAASLLAGEPARSRITVDHAALIQGLRELAEADTEQPLLRIYWFDGAPDRVPQPEHRRLRVMPRVTVRLGALTRSDGRWAQKGVDAAMHAELTELARNRACSDVVLVTGDGDLLPGLMSAKEHGVAVHLWAVQAADGDYNQSEDLVAEADERRVLDRAWITRAVRAKETGGVCAPQPVPRPEIAAILSAPLPEAALAASAERASEAQAAARAGAPAPARPDAGAPESGPGHKGVPTPKDLAALRAAAGAPTAPAQPAPSATLRWSSDKGWVDRGGAGEPPETASLPTLAQVTTAEQRWADREEDITTVGGDPFEVGQVFARRWMERLPETVHLQKLSTMYPRIPHRIDGELLRYAARFGLLAHKDDQIDEHDRYAIRAGFWREIDITAAAGHALAQE from the coding sequence GTGGAACGCGTGGACCGTTGCGTCGTCCTGGTGGACGCCGGCTACCTGCTGGGCGCGGCCGCGAGTCTGCTGGCGGGCGAACCAGCCCGGTCGCGCATCACCGTCGACCACGCCGCCCTGATCCAGGGGTTGCGCGAGCTGGCCGAGGCCGACACCGAGCAACCCCTGCTGCGCATCTACTGGTTCGACGGGGCACCCGACCGCGTACCGCAGCCCGAGCACCGCAGGCTGCGGGTGATGCCGCGGGTCACCGTCCGTCTCGGCGCGCTGACCCGGAGCGACGGCCGCTGGGCGCAGAAGGGCGTCGACGCGGCCATGCACGCCGAATTGACCGAACTCGCGCGCAACCGCGCCTGCTCCGACGTGGTCCTGGTCACCGGCGACGGTGACCTGCTGCCCGGACTGATGTCGGCCAAGGAACACGGGGTCGCCGTCCACCTCTGGGCCGTCCAGGCCGCGGACGGCGACTACAACCAGTCCGAGGACCTGGTGGCCGAGGCGGACGAGCGCCGGGTGCTCGACCGCGCCTGGATCACCAGGGCCGTACGCGCCAAGGAGACCGGCGGGGTCTGCGCCCCGCAGCCCGTGCCGCGCCCCGAGATCGCCGCGATCCTCTCCGCGCCCCTGCCCGAGGCGGCCCTCGCGGCCTCCGCCGAACGCGCCTCGGAAGCCCAGGCCGCGGCCCGGGCCGGCGCCCCCGCGCCCGCCCGCCCGGACGCCGGCGCCCCGGAGTCCGGGCCCGGCCACAAGGGCGTCCCCACGCCCAAGGACCTCGCCGCCCTCCGCGCCGCCGCGGGCGCCCCCACCGCCCCGGCGCAGCCCGCGCCGAGCGCCACCCTGCGCTGGTCCTCGGACAAGGGCTGGGTCGACCGCGGCGGTGCGGGGGAGCCCCCGGAGACCGCCTCGCTGCCCACCCTCGCCCAGGTCACCACCGCCGAGCAGCGGTGGGCCGACCGCGAGGAGGACATCACCACGGTCGGCGGCGACCCCTTCGAGGTCGGCCAGGTCTTCGCCCGCCGCTGGATGGAACGGCTGCCGGAGACCGTCCACCTCCAGAAGCTCTCCACCATGTACCCGCGCATCCCGCACCGGATCGACGGCGAACTGCTGCGGTACGCGGCACGCTTCGGACTCCTCGCCCACAAGGACGACCAGATCGACGAGCACGACCGCTACGCCATCCGGGCCGGATTCTGGCGCGAGATCGACATCACCGCCGCCGCGGGGCACGCGCTCGCCCAGGAGTGA
- a CDS encoding ABC transporter permease: MAPRARLLPALAAVYRAQLSRARVARIPLLFVATFQSVGIMVMMRGVVDGGSEARSVVAGSSVLVVAFVALNLLAQYFGRLRADGGLDHYATLPVPPAAVVLGAAGAYASFTVPGTVFTAVAGSALFQLPLSHLWVLVAVVPLAGAALAGLGAALGLLAPRQELATLLGQLGMSAALLLGVLPAERLPQVVRWARDLLPSTYGVEALARSFDAHPDWTVVALDLGVCAAVGVLSLAVATWAYRRAAVR; encoded by the coding sequence CTGGCGCCGCGCGCCCGGCTGCTGCCCGCGCTGGCCGCCGTCTACCGGGCGCAGCTCTCCCGGGCCCGGGTGGCCCGCATCCCGCTGCTGTTCGTGGCGACCTTCCAGTCGGTCGGCATCATGGTCATGATGCGCGGGGTCGTCGACGGCGGGAGCGAGGCGCGGTCCGTGGTCGCGGGCTCCAGCGTGCTGGTGGTCGCCTTCGTCGCGCTGAACCTGCTCGCCCAGTACTTCGGCCGGCTCCGTGCCGACGGCGGCCTCGACCACTACGCCACGCTGCCGGTGCCGCCGGCGGCCGTGGTGCTGGGCGCGGCGGGCGCGTACGCCTCGTTCACCGTGCCGGGCACGGTCTTCACGGCGGTCGCCGGGAGCGCCCTCTTCCAGCTGCCCCTGTCGCACCTGTGGGTGCTGGTCGCCGTGGTCCCGCTGGCCGGAGCCGCGCTGGCCGGGCTCGGCGCCGCGCTCGGACTCCTCGCGCCGCGCCAGGAACTGGCCACCCTGCTGGGCCAGCTCGGCATGTCGGCCGCGCTGCTGCTGGGCGTGCTGCCCGCCGAACGGCTGCCCCAGGTGGTGCGCTGGGCGCGCGACCTGCTGCCGTCGACGTACGGGGTGGAGGCGCTGGCCCGGTCCTTCGACGCCCACCCGGACTGGACGGTCGTCGCACTGGACCTCGGGGTCTGCGCGGCGGTGGGCGTGCTCTCGCTGGCCGTGGCGACCTGGGCGTACCGCCGCGCCGCCGTGCGCTGA
- a CDS encoding ABC transporter permease, producing the protein MTAPLTPPDPPTPHDPGPVPPAGSHLVPGAAGQWPPAPAEARAAVRQAAAVTVVLALAGVVLGLLWLWLAPRIPLISDSTAVYLKDSEGEEAIGADGTFALLAAGFGLVSAVVAFLLRRTGGIATVVALALGGVLGALLAWWLGTSLGPTSDVVAHAKEAGRGVTFDAPLELHAKGALLAWPIAAMLVHLILTAAFAPRDPGPGMPGEYGGWAAHGAEEAYGTAGRPLHGTPDPAGTGPAPQSAVPADPQDAPGARARARSDQRGPAGPQPPA; encoded by the coding sequence GTGACCGCACCCCTGACGCCGCCCGACCCGCCGACGCCCCACGATCCCGGGCCGGTCCCTCCGGCGGGTTCGCACCTGGTCCCCGGCGCCGCCGGCCAGTGGCCGCCCGCCCCTGCCGAGGCGCGGGCCGCGGTCCGGCAGGCCGCCGCGGTCACCGTGGTCCTGGCCCTCGCCGGCGTCGTGCTCGGCCTGCTCTGGCTCTGGCTCGCCCCGCGCATCCCGTTGATCTCCGACAGCACCGCCGTCTACCTCAAGGACAGCGAGGGGGAGGAGGCGATCGGCGCGGACGGCACGTTCGCCCTCCTCGCCGCCGGATTCGGGCTCGTCTCGGCCGTCGTGGCCTTCCTGCTCCGCCGCACCGGCGGCATCGCGACGGTGGTGGCCCTGGCGCTGGGCGGAGTGCTGGGAGCCCTGCTCGCCTGGTGGCTGGGGACGAGCCTCGGCCCGACCTCGGACGTGGTCGCCCACGCCAAGGAGGCGGGTCGGGGGGTGACCTTCGACGCGCCGCTGGAGCTGCACGCGAAGGGCGCGCTCCTGGCCTGGCCGATCGCGGCGATGCTCGTGCACCTGATCCTCACGGCGGCCTTCGCGCCCCGGGACCCCGGACCCGGCATGCCGGGCGAGTACGGCGGCTGGGCGGCGCACGGCGCCGAGGAGGCGTACGGCACGGCCGGACGGCCGCTCCACGGCACACCGGACCCGGCCGGTACCGGCCCCGCGCCGCAGAGCGCGGTCCCGGCCGACCCGCAGGACGCGCCCGGCGCGCGGGCCCGCGCGCGGAGCGACCAGCGGGGACCCGCGGGACCCCAGCCGCCGGCCTGA
- the hisB gene encoding imidazoleglycerol-phosphate dehydratase HisB yields MTGESRVGRVERTTKETSVLVEINLDGSGKVDVATGVGFYDHMLDQLGRHGLFDLTVKTDGDLHIDSHHTIEDTALALGAAFKQALGDKVGIYRFGNCTVPLDESLAQVTVDLSGRPYLVHTEPEKMAPMIGEYDTTMTRHILESFVAQAQIALHVHVPYGRNAHHIVECQFKALARALRYASERDPRAAGILPSTKGAL; encoded by the coding sequence ATGACGGGCGAGAGCCGCGTGGGCCGCGTGGAGCGCACCACCAAGGAAACCTCCGTACTGGTCGAGATCAACCTCGACGGCAGCGGAAAGGTCGACGTCGCCACCGGCGTCGGCTTCTACGACCACATGCTCGACCAGCTCGGCCGCCACGGCCTCTTCGACCTCACGGTCAAGACCGACGGCGACCTGCACATCGACTCGCACCACACCATCGAGGACACCGCCCTCGCGCTCGGCGCCGCCTTCAAGCAGGCGCTCGGCGACAAGGTCGGCATCTACCGCTTCGGCAACTGCACCGTCCCGCTGGACGAGTCGCTCGCCCAGGTCACCGTCGACCTCTCCGGCCGTCCCTACCTGGTGCACACCGAGCCGGAGAAGATGGCGCCGATGATCGGCGAGTACGACACCACGATGACCCGGCACATCCTGGAGTCCTTCGTCGCGCAGGCCCAGATCGCCCTGCACGTCCACGTCCCGTACGGCCGCAACGCCCACCACATCGTCGAGTGCCAGTTCAAGGCCCTCGCCCGGGCCCTGCGCTACGCCAGTGAGCGCGACCCGCGCGCGGCCGGAATCCTGCCTTCCACGAAGGGCGCCCTGTGA
- a CDS encoding ABC transporter ATP-binding protein — protein sequence MCAVRDLVKTYPAVRGRRGAPAAAEVRATDGVTLEVRAGEIFGLLGPNGAGKSTLVRQLTGLMRPDSGSVEVLGHDLVRHPDRASRLIGYLGQESTALDELTVSLAAETTGRLRGLGVREARAERDAVLEELGLTELAGRPLKKLSGGQRRLACFAATLVGRRPVLILDEPTTGMDPVARRAVWAAVDRRRAEHGATVLLVTHNVIEAETVLDRVAVVERGKVIACDTPQGLKEQVAGEVRVELMWRERAPLDVPEVAALRPSAQESGRRWVLRLKPDEARAAVAAVTGGAAFAALDDFTLATPSLEDVYLALGGDAADARRGLVKG from the coding sequence GTGTGCGCGGTGCGTGATCTGGTGAAGACCTACCCGGCCGTCCGGGGCCGCCGCGGCGCGCCCGCCGCAGCCGAGGTACGGGCCACCGACGGCGTCACCCTGGAGGTGCGGGCCGGCGAGATCTTCGGGCTGCTCGGCCCCAACGGCGCCGGCAAGTCCACCCTGGTGCGCCAGCTCACCGGATTGATGCGCCCCGACTCCGGGAGCGTCGAGGTCCTCGGCCACGACCTCGTGCGCCACCCCGACCGCGCCTCCCGGCTCATCGGCTACCTCGGCCAGGAGTCCACCGCCCTGGACGAGCTCACCGTCTCCCTCGCCGCCGAGACCACCGGGCGGCTGCGCGGCCTCGGTGTCCGCGAGGCCCGCGCCGAGCGCGACGCCGTCCTGGAGGAGCTCGGCCTCACCGAGCTGGCCGGGCGCCCCCTGAAGAAGCTGTCCGGCGGCCAGCGCAGGCTCGCCTGCTTCGCCGCCACCCTCGTCGGACGGCGCCCGGTGCTGATCCTGGACGAGCCGACCACCGGCATGGACCCGGTCGCCCGCCGGGCCGTCTGGGCCGCCGTCGACCGGCGGCGGGCCGAGCACGGCGCGACCGTCCTGCTCGTCACCCACAACGTCATCGAGGCGGAGACGGTCCTCGACCGGGTCGCCGTCGTCGAACGGGGCAAGGTCATCGCCTGCGACACCCCGCAGGGCCTCAAGGAACAGGTGGCCGGTGAGGTCCGCGTCGAACTGATGTGGCGGGAGCGCGCCCCGCTGGACGTACCGGAGGTCGCCGCCCTGCGCCCTTCGGCACAGGAGTCCGGGCGCCGCTGGGTGCTGCGCCTGAAGCCCGACGAGGCGCGGGCCGCCGTCGCGGCGGTGACCGGGGGCGCGGCCTTCGCGGCGCTCGACGACTTCACCCTGGCGACACCCAGCCTGGAAGACGTCTATCTGGCGCTCGGCGGGGACGCGGCGGACGCGCGCAGGGGACTGGTGAAGGGATGA
- a CDS encoding histidinol-phosphate transaminase: MTHDDTTRPTSPVRLDDLPIREELRGQSPYGAPQLDVPVRLNTNENPYPLPDALVDRIAERVREAARDLNRYPDRDAVELRTGLAGYLGRTAGHEVTTDQVWAANGSNEIIQQLMQAFAGPGRTAIGFEPSYSMHALIARGTGTGWISGPRNEDFTIDVEAARKAIAEHRPNVVFITSPNNPTGTAVGADTVLALYDAAQAARPSLVVVDEAYGEFSHHPSLLPLIAGRPNLVLSRTMSKAFGAAGLRLGYLAADAAVVDAVQLVRLPYHLSSVTQATALAALEHTDTLLGYVERLKGERDRIVTELRALGHEVTDSDANFVQFGRFDDSHAMWRAILDRGVLVRDNGVPGWLRVSAGTPAENDAFLDAVRDIKKEHDA, encoded by the coding sequence GTGACCCACGACGACACCACCCGCCCCACCTCTCCCGTCCGCCTCGACGACCTCCCGATCCGGGAGGAGCTGCGCGGCCAGTCCCCGTACGGTGCCCCCCAGCTCGACGTACCCGTCCGGCTGAACACCAACGAGAACCCCTACCCGCTGCCCGACGCCCTCGTCGACCGGATCGCCGAACGCGTCCGCGAGGCCGCCCGCGACCTCAACCGCTACCCGGACCGGGACGCCGTCGAGCTGCGCACCGGGCTCGCCGGCTACCTCGGCCGCACCGCCGGACACGAGGTCACCACCGACCAGGTCTGGGCGGCGAACGGCTCCAACGAGATCATCCAGCAGCTGATGCAGGCCTTCGCCGGCCCCGGCCGCACGGCCATCGGCTTCGAGCCCTCGTACTCGATGCACGCCCTCATCGCGCGCGGCACCGGCACCGGGTGGATCTCCGGCCCGCGCAACGAGGACTTCACCATCGACGTGGAGGCGGCGCGGAAGGCCATCGCCGAGCACCGGCCGAACGTCGTCTTCATCACCTCCCCCAACAACCCCACCGGCACCGCCGTCGGGGCCGACACCGTCCTCGCGCTGTACGACGCGGCGCAGGCGGCCCGGCCGTCCCTCGTCGTCGTCGACGAGGCGTACGGCGAGTTCAGCCACCACCCCTCCCTGCTCCCGCTGATCGCGGGCCGGCCGAACCTGGTCCTCTCGCGCACCATGTCGAAGGCGTTCGGCGCGGCCGGGCTGCGCCTCGGCTACCTCGCCGCCGACGCCGCCGTGGTCGACGCCGTGCAGTTGGTACGCCTGCCGTACCACCTCTCCTCCGTCACCCAGGCCACCGCGCTGGCCGCCCTGGAGCACACCGATACGCTCCTCGGGTACGTCGAGCGACTCAAGGGCGAGCGCGACCGGATCGTCACCGAACTCCGCGCCCTGGGCCACGAGGTCACCGACTCGGACGCCAACTTCGTCCAGTTCGGCCGCTTCGACGACAGCCACGCCATGTGGCGGGCGATCCTCGACCGGGGCGTCCTGGTACGGGACAACGGCGTACCGGGATGGCTGCGGGTCTCCGCGGGGACCCCGGCAGAGAACGACGCGTTCCTCGACGCGGTACGCGACATCAAGAAGGAGCACGACGCATGA
- the hisH gene encoding imidazole glycerol phosphate synthase subunit HisH, producing MSDKKKVVVFDYGFGNVRSAERALARVGADVEITRDYDRAMNAEGLLVPGVGAFSACMGGLKAARGDWIIDRRLSGGRPVMGICVGMQVLFERGIEHGVETGGLDEWPGTVGPLQADVVPHMGWNTVEAPEGSQLFAGLDPEARYYFVHSYAAHDWSLEVTNAKIRSPRVTWATHGERFVAAVENGALWATQFHPEKSGDAGAQLLTNWIETL from the coding sequence ATGAGCGACAAGAAGAAGGTCGTCGTCTTCGACTACGGCTTCGGCAACGTCCGTTCCGCCGAACGGGCGCTGGCCCGGGTCGGCGCGGACGTCGAGATAACGCGTGACTACGACAGGGCGATGAACGCCGAAGGGCTCCTGGTCCCCGGCGTCGGCGCCTTCTCCGCCTGCATGGGCGGTCTCAAGGCCGCCCGCGGCGACTGGATCATCGACCGCCGGCTCTCCGGCGGCCGCCCCGTGATGGGCATCTGCGTCGGGATGCAGGTCCTCTTCGAGCGGGGCATCGAGCACGGCGTGGAGACCGGGGGCCTGGACGAGTGGCCCGGCACCGTGGGACCGCTCCAGGCGGACGTCGTCCCGCACATGGGCTGGAACACGGTCGAGGCCCCCGAGGGCAGTCAGCTCTTCGCCGGGCTCGACCCCGAGGCCCGCTACTACTTCGTGCACTCCTACGCGGCGCACGACTGGAGCCTCGAAGTCACCAACGCCAAGATCCGTTCCCCCCGCGTCACCTGGGCCACGCACGGAGAGCGGTTCGTGGCCGCCGTGGAGAACGGTGCGCTGTGGGCCACCCAGTTCCACCCCGAGAAGTCCGGCGACGCCGGTGCCCAGCTGCTGACCAACTGGATCGAGACGCTGTAA